A stretch of Geotrypetes seraphini chromosome 2, aGeoSer1.1, whole genome shotgun sequence DNA encodes these proteins:
- the ZHX1 gene encoding zinc fingers and homeoboxes protein 1: protein MASKRKSTTPCMVLASEQDLDLEMISDLEVGPLVQTPAHNAAAESISSDEEIQDYTDSDNQQNKVEGGYECKYCSFQTPDLNMFTFHVDSEHPTVVLNSSYVCIECNFLTKRYDALSEHNIKYHPGEENFKLSMVKRNNQTIFEQTVNDLIFDGIIVHEENQEQSEAAVSGISISKTPIMKMMKNKAENKRIAVSHNVVDDIPAENEMEVDHEREQEEEVIEPALAVSESVQASSPVVTSAQETSTTVVAPATVLQSGLAHVITTIQAQQNSNLGPKVLIPVNSIPAYNSALDNHPLLLNSYNRFPYPTVSEITVLSTQAKYTEEQIKIWFSAQRLKHGVSWTPEEVEEARRKQFNGTVHTVPQTITVIPAQISTAGNGLPSILQTCQIVGQPGLVLTQVAGANTLPVTTPIALTVSGVPSQTQLQTGHIQTPQPIAETKHMAAVPAPQLSKHDSSQMNVDSFNMRAKKTKEQLAALKLSYLKTQFPLDAEIDRLIKLTGLTKSEIKKWFSDTRYNQRNSKSSHGMHFMHDSNSTIIIDSSDEMSESSTVITSQRKQTWNAFPDFTLQKFKEKTSEQLQALEDSFLKSPVPTDEELSKLRAETKLTRREIDAWFSEKRKSKGLKEEQNSNENNINNVKGEKVENSPGNGGAVNKSKNFVSNKISKKSPEQLHVLKGAFVRTQWPSAEEYDRLAEETGLLRSDIVSWFGDTRYAWKNGNLKWYYYYQYGSGDASTNVMNGQTFTRRRGRGRPRSRGRGRPRGRPKGRRVYNWDRVSTTIKFKTGKSILKDYYLKHKFLNEQDLDELVAKSHMGYEQVREWFAERLKREEAGLEPFEENEENEDDEDNEDHDEEEENEETDDSDTWEPPRHVRRRMSKTDD, encoded by the coding sequence ATGGCAAGCAAACGAAAATCAACCACCCCTTGCATGGTCCTGGCCAGTGAACAAGATCTTGATCTAGAAATGATCTCCGATTTAGAAGTGGGTCCTCTTGTACAAACGCCAGCACATAATGCAGCAGCTGAGAGCATATCAAGCGATGAAGAAATACAAGACTATACCGATtcagacaatcagcaaaataaagTAGAAGGTGGTTATGAGTGTAAATATTGTTCTTTTCAGACACCAGATCTAAATATGTTTACTTTTCATGTTGATTCAGAGCATCCCACTGTAGTACTTAATTCATCTTATGTCTGTATAGAGTGCAATTTTCTTACTAAAAGATATGATGCACTCTCTGAACATAATATAAAGTACCATCCTGGAGAGGAGAATTTTAAACTCTCTATGGTGAAACGTAATAACCAGACGATCTTTGAGCAAACAGTTAATGACCTAATTTTTGATGGCATTATTGTTCATGAAGAGAATCAAGAACAATCTGAAGCTGCTGTTTCTGGAATCTCAATCAGTAAAACCCCTATTATGAAAATGATGAAGAATAAAGCAGAGAATAAACGAATTGCTGTTTCCCACAATGTAGTTGATGATATTCCTGCAGAAAATGAAATGGAGGTTGACCATGAGCGAGAACAAGAGGAAGAGGTAATTGAGCCTGCTCTAGCAGTGTCAGAATCTGTTCAGGCAAGCAGTCCAGTTGTTACTAGTGCACAGGAAACATCTACCACTGTGGTTGCTCCAGCTACAGTTTTGCAGTCAGGATTGGCACACGTGATAACTACCATACAGGCACAACAGAATTCTAACTTGGGTCCAAAAGTCTTGATACCTGTGAATAGCATTCCTGCCTACAATTCTGCTTTGGATAACCATCCCCTATTACTCAACTCATATAATAGATTTCCCTATCCAACAGTGTCGGAAATCACAGTTCTCTCTACTCAAGCAAAATATACTGAGGAACAGATTAAAATATGGTTCTCAGCTCAGCGCCTGAAACATGGTGTCAGCTGGACCCCAGAAGAAGTAGAAGAGGCCAGAAGGAAACAGTTCAATGGTACTGTGCACACAGTACCACAGACCATTACAGTTATTCCAGCTCAGATCTCCACAGCTGGTAACGGTTTGCCTTCTATTTTACAGACATGCCAGATAGTTGGCCAGCCTGGTCTGGTCCTTACACAGGTTGCAGGTGCAAACACATTGCCTGTGACAACACCTATAGCTCTGACAGTATCAGGAGTCCCCAGTCAGACACAATTGCAAACAGGTCACATTCAGACTCCCCAGCCTATTGCAGAAACAAAGCACATGGCAGCTGTTCCAGCTCCTCAGCTTAGCAAACATGACTCTTCGCAAATGAATGTAGATTCTTTTAATATGCGtgcaaagaaaacaaaagagcagcTAGCGGCACTAAAACTCAGCTACCTTAAAACCCAGTTTCCCCTTGATGCAGAGATTGATAGACTCATAAAACTAACAGGATTGACTAAAAGTGAAATAAAAAAATGGTTCAGTGACACAAGATACAATCAGAGGAATTCAAAAAGTAGTCATGGCATGCATTTCATGCATGATTCCAACAGCACTATTATTATTGATTCTAGTGATGAAATGTCAGAGTCCTCAACTGTTATCACTTCACAACGTAAGCAAACCTGGAATGCCTTTCCTGATTTTACTCTTCAGAAATTCAAAGAAAAAACTTCTGAACAGTTACAAGCTCTAGAGGACAGCTTTCTCAAAAGCCCTGTCCCAACAGATGAAGAGCTCAGTAAACTACGGGCAGAAACCAAACTGACCAGAAGAGAAATTGATGCCTGGTTTTCAGAAAAAAGAAAGTCCAAAGGTTTAAAAGAAGAACAGAACTCAaatgaaaataatataaataatgtGAAAGGAGAAAAGGTTGAGAACTCACCTGGGAATGGAGGAGCCGTAAATAAGTCCAAGAATTTTGTATCTAACAAAATAAGCAAAAAGTCACCAGAACAGTTGCACGTATTAAAAGGTGCATTTGTTCGTACACAGTGGCCATCTGCAGAAGAGTATGACAGATTAGCAgaagaaactgggcttcttcgtAGTGATATCGTAAGTTGGTTTGGGGACACAAGGTATGCCTGGAAAAATGGCAATTTAAAATGGTACTATTATTATCAGTATGGTAGTGGTGATGCTAGCACAAATGTTATGAATGGCCAAACTTTTACTAGAAGAAGGGGAAGAGGAAGACCAAGAAGCCGAGGAAGAGGCAGACCTCGCGGGCGCCCTAAAGGAAGAAGAGTATACAACTGGGACAGAGTATCAACcaccataaaatttaaaactgGAAAATCAATTTTGAAAGATTACTACTTAAAGCATAAATTCCTTAATGAACAGGACCTAGATGAACTTGTTGCCAAATCTCATATGGGATATGAACAGGTGCGAGAGTGGTTTGCAGAAAGACTGAAACGAGAAGAGGCAGGATTAGAGCCGTTTGAGGAGAATGAAGAGAATGAGGATGATGAGGACAATGAGGACCATGATGAAGAGGAAGAAAATGAAGAAACGGATGATAGCGATACATGGGAACCTCCAAGACATGTTAGGCGCAGAATGTCAAAGACAGATGACTGA